From the genome of Streptomyces ficellus:
CACGGCAACCCCACCGCCGACTCGGTCGTCTACTCGTACGGGCACCGTAACGTCCAGGGGCTGGCCTGGGACGCGGACAAGCGGCTGTGGGCGGCCGAGTTCGGGCAGAACACCTGGGACGAGCTGAACCTGATCCAGCCCGGCAAGAACTACGGCTGGCCCGAGGTGGAGGGCAGGGGCAGCGAGTCCGGATTCGTCGACCCGGTCGCCCAGTGGAAGACCGCCGACGCCTCCCCGAGCGGCATCGCCGTCGCGGAGGGCTCGGTGTGGATGGCGGGCCTGCGGGGCGAGCGGCTCTGGCGCATCCCCCTGTCCGGCGCGGAACCTTCCGCCGACCCCCAGCCGTTCCTGGAGGAGCGGTACGGCCGGCTGCGCACCGTCCTCGCGGCCGGCGGGGACCAGGTCTGGCTCGTGACCAGCGAGACGGACGGCCGCGGCACACCGGAGAAGGGCGATGACAAGATCCTCCGGCTGGAGGTGAAGTGAGAGGCGGCAAACCGTGTTCAACGTGCTGGAACAACTCTTCGCCCCGGGCCGCAAGCACACCGACGACGAGCTCCGGCGGCTGGAGCTCACCCGTGAGGACCTGGGCGACACCGACCCCGCCCGCGGCCCCATAGACCTCGCCTCCGGCACGGTCACGGTCCGCGTCCCGCCCCGGACGCCGGCTCCGGAGGCCTGACGGGGGGAGGCGGGCGCGGGCGGTGGCCGCCGCGTCGGCCCCGGGCGCGACACGGCTGGGGCGGCACGGCGGCCCCGGACGCCTGACCGGGCGCCGCGCCCGCCCCGGTGCGGGAACCGGCGGAACCGTCAGGCGGGGACTTCGGGGAGGAGACGGAGGCGGTGGGTGAGGGCGGCCGCCTCGCCGCGGCCCGCGACGCCGAGCTTGCCGAGGATGTTGGAGACGTGGACGCTCGCCGTCTTCGGGGAGATGAACAGCTCCTCGGCTATCTGGCGGTTGGTGCGGCCCACCGCGACCAGCCGCAGCACGTCCTGCTCGCGGGGCGTGAGGCCGAAGCCCT
Proteins encoded in this window:
- a CDS encoding DUF6191 domain-containing protein, coding for MLEQLFAPGRKHTDDELRRLELTREDLGDTDPARGPIDLASGTVTVRVPPRTPAPEA